The following are encoded together in the Streptomyces tsukubensis genome:
- a CDS encoding PAC2 family protein has product MLDPQGLYAWEPKGVAVVDMALAQESAGLVMLYHFDGYIDAGETGDQIVERMLDSLPHQVVARFDHDRLVDYRARRPLLTFRRDRWTEYEDPTLEVHLVQDATGAPFLLLSGPEPDVEWERFAAAVGQIVERLGVRLAVNVHGIPMGVPHTRPVGLTPHGNRSDLVPSHRSPFEEAQVPGSAEALIEYRLMEAGHDVLGVAAHVPHYIARSAYPDAALTALEAITAATGLVLPGIAHALRTDAHRTQTEIDRQVQEGDEELVSLVQGLEHQYDAAAGSESRGNMLAEPVEIPSADEIGREFEQFLAEREGEA; this is encoded by the coding sequence GTGCTTGATCCGCAAGGTTTGTACGCATGGGAGCCCAAGGGTGTCGCCGTGGTCGACATGGCGCTCGCCCAGGAGTCGGCCGGACTGGTCATGCTCTACCACTTCGACGGCTACATCGACGCCGGTGAGACCGGCGACCAGATCGTCGAGCGCATGCTGGACTCGCTGCCGCATCAGGTCGTCGCCCGCTTCGACCACGACAGGCTCGTGGACTACCGGGCACGGCGTCCGCTGCTCACCTTCCGGCGTGACCGCTGGACGGAGTACGAGGACCCCACGCTTGAGGTGCACCTGGTGCAGGACGCCACGGGCGCGCCGTTCCTGCTGCTGTCGGGACCCGAGCCCGATGTCGAGTGGGAACGCTTCGCCGCGGCCGTCGGCCAGATCGTTGAGCGCCTCGGCGTGCGGCTCGCGGTCAATGTCCACGGCATCCCCATGGGCGTTCCGCACACCCGTCCCGTGGGTCTCACACCCCACGGCAACCGCAGCGATCTCGTACCCAGCCACCGCAGCCCCTTCGAGGAGGCACAGGTGCCGGGTAGCGCGGAGGCGCTGATCGAGTACCGCCTGATGGAAGCGGGACACGACGTGCTGGGCGTGGCGGCCCACGTGCCGCACTACATCGCGCGCTCGGCCTACCCGGACGCGGCGCTCACCGCGCTGGAGGCCATCACCGCCGCGACCGGCCTGGTCCTGCCCGGCATCGCCCACGCGCTGCGCACCGACGCACACCGCACCCAGACGGAGATCGACCGGCAGGTCCAGGAGGGCGACGAGGAACTCGTCTCGCTCGTCCAGGGACTTGAGCACCAGTACGACGCGGCGGCGGGCTCGGAGAGCCGCGGCAACATGCTGGCCGAGCCGGTGGAGATCCCCTCGGCCGACGAGATCGGCCGCGAGTTCGAGCAGTTCCTCGCCGAGCGGGAGGGCGAGGCGTAG
- the coaE gene encoding dephospho-CoA kinase, translating to MLSVGLTGGIGSGKSEVSRLLVGHGAVLIDSDRIAREVVEPGTPGLTAVVEAFGEEMLTPEGALDRPKLGTVVFGDSAEVARLNAIVHPLVRARSAELQRAADADAVVVNDVPLLVESDLTALYDLVIVVDATPETRLDRLVRLRGMTEENARARMAAQATREQRLAAADIVIDNDGPLDTLAKRVDAVWAELAERAARH from the coding sequence ATGCTTTCCGTAGGTCTGACCGGTGGTATCGGCTCCGGCAAGAGTGAGGTGTCCCGGCTGCTCGTGGGCCACGGCGCCGTACTCATCGACTCCGACAGGATCGCCAGGGAGGTCGTGGAACCCGGCACTCCGGGGCTCACGGCCGTCGTGGAGGCCTTCGGTGAGGAGATGCTGACGCCCGAGGGCGCCCTCGACCGCCCCAAGCTCGGTACCGTCGTCTTCGGCGACTCCGCCGAGGTGGCCAGGCTCAACGCCATCGTCCACCCACTGGTCCGTGCCAGGTCCGCGGAGCTCCAGCGGGCGGCCGACGCCGACGCGGTCGTCGTCAACGACGTGCCGCTGCTGGTCGAGAGCGATCTGACCGCGCTCTACGACCTGGTGATCGTCGTGGACGCCACGCCGGAGACGCGGCTGGACCGGCTGGTCCGGCTGCGTGGCATGACCGAGGAGAACGCCCGCGCCCGGATGGCGGCCCAGGCGACGCGCGAACAGCGACTCGCCGCCGCCGACATCGTCATCGACAACGACGGACCGCTGGACACGCTGGCGAAACGCGTCGACGCCGTCTGGGCCGAGCTCGCGGAACGCGCCGCCCGACACTGA
- a CDS encoding right-handed parallel beta-helix repeat-containing protein → MYACSPTHARPLLLALAASAALGLTAGAATAAPRLPAGSATVIEVGTASQLKAALTSARPGDTIHLADGTYTGNFKAYTAATADARITLTGSAGAVLRTSAGGGNALQLDGAAYWTVRGITLTHAQKGLMIDRAPGVTVDSVTVHDLTMEGVHFRNSSSDGLIRDARIYDTGQDNRGMGEGVYVGTANTLSDRSDRVRILDNTIGPDVRGEAVDLKEGTTGGRVAGNTFDGRGLTGNNYDDSWVDVKGNGYVIEGNTGRNTTNNGFEVHTQDPGWGCGTVFRANHADLTGPSGAGRYAIHAFNYSASCPTTVAGDNTVTGGQGLTNPGVPVG, encoded by the coding sequence ATGTACGCCTGTTCCCCCACGCACGCCCGTCCCCTGCTCCTCGCCCTGGCGGCCTCCGCCGCGCTCGGCCTGACGGCGGGAGCGGCCACGGCCGCCCCACGACTCCCGGCCGGCTCCGCCACCGTCATCGAGGTCGGCACGGCGTCCCAGCTCAAGGCGGCGCTCACCTCGGCGCGGCCGGGCGACACGATCCACCTCGCCGACGGCACGTACACGGGCAACTTCAAGGCGTACACCGCCGCGACCGCCGACGCGCGCATCACGCTGACGGGCTCGGCGGGCGCCGTACTCCGTACGAGCGCCGGAGGCGGCAACGCCCTTCAACTCGACGGCGCCGCCTACTGGACGGTGCGGGGAATCACCCTCACCCACGCGCAGAAGGGTCTGATGATCGACCGTGCGCCGGGCGTCACGGTGGACTCGGTGACCGTCCACGACCTGACCATGGAGGGCGTGCACTTCAGGAACTCCAGCAGTGACGGGCTGATCCGCGACGCACGGATCTACGACACCGGGCAGGACAACCGGGGCATGGGTGAGGGGGTCTACGTCGGCACCGCCAACACCCTGTCCGACCGCAGCGACCGGGTGCGGATCCTGGACAACACGATCGGCCCGGACGTACGCGGCGAGGCCGTCGACCTGAAGGAGGGCACCACGGGCGGGCGGGTCGCGGGCAACACCTTCGACGGCAGGGGCCTCACGGGGAACAACTACGACGACTCCTGGGTCGACGTGAAGGGCAACGGCTACGTCATCGAGGGCAACACCGGCAGGAACACCACCAACAACGGCTTCGAAGTGCACACCCAGGACCCCGGCTGGGGCTGTGGCACGGTCTTCCGCGCCAATCACGCGGACCTGACGGGCCCGAGCGGCGCGGGCCGGTACGCGATCCACGCCTTCAACTACAGCGCCTCCTGCCCGACCACCGTGGCCGGGGACAACACGGTCACCGGCGGGCAGGGCCTGACCAATCCCGGCGTACCCGTCGGCTGA
- the rpsA gene encoding 30S ribosomal protein S1: protein MTSSTETTATTPQVAVNDIGNEEAFLAAIDETIKYFNDGDIVDGVIVKVDRDEVLLDIGYKTEGVIPSRELSIKHDVDPNEVVAVGDEIEALVLQKEDKEGRLILSKKRAQYERAWGTIEKIKEEDGIVTGTVIEVVKGGLILDIGLRGFLPASLVEMRRVRDLQPYVGKELEAKIIELDKNRNNVVLSRRAWLEQTQSEVRQTFLTTLQKGQVRSGVVSSIVNFGAFVDLGGVDGLVHVSELSWKHIDHPSEVVEVGQEVTVEVLDVDMDRERVSLSLKATQEDPWQQFARTHQIGQVVPGKVTKLVPFGAFVRVDEGIEGLVHISELAERHVEIPEQVVQVNDEIFVKVIDIDLERRRISLSLKQANEAFGADPSAVEFDPTLYGMAASYDDQGNYIYPEGFDPETNDWLEGYETQREAWEGQYAEAQTRFEQHQAQVIKSREADAEAEAAGNEPAAPAAAGGGSSSGGGSSSGGSYSSESQDNSGALASDEALAALREKLAGGQS, encoded by the coding sequence ATGACGAGCAGCACCGAGACCACCGCCACCACCCCGCAGGTAGCGGTCAACGACATCGGTAACGAGGAAGCCTTCCTCGCCGCGATCGACGAGACGATCAAGTACTTCAACGACGGCGACATCGTCGACGGCGTCATCGTGAAGGTCGACCGGGACGAGGTCCTGCTCGACATCGGTTACAAGACCGAAGGCGTCATCCCCTCCCGCGAGCTTTCGATCAAGCACGACGTCGACCCCAACGAGGTCGTCGCCGTGGGCGATGAGATCGAGGCCCTGGTTCTCCAGAAGGAGGACAAGGAAGGCCGTCTCATCCTGTCCAAGAAGCGTGCGCAGTACGAGCGCGCCTGGGGCACGATCGAGAAGATCAAGGAAGAGGACGGCATCGTCACCGGTACCGTCATCGAGGTCGTCAAGGGTGGACTCATCCTCGACATCGGCCTCCGTGGCTTCCTGCCGGCTTCCCTCGTCGAGATGCGCCGTGTCCGCGACCTCCAGCCCTACGTGGGCAAGGAGCTCGAAGCCAAGATCATCGAGCTGGACAAGAACCGCAACAACGTGGTCCTTTCCCGCCGTGCCTGGCTGGAGCAGACCCAGAGCGAGGTCCGCCAGACCTTCCTCACGACCCTCCAGAAGGGTCAGGTCCGTTCCGGCGTCGTGTCCTCCATCGTCAACTTCGGTGCCTTCGTGGACCTCGGCGGTGTCGATGGTCTCGTGCACGTCTCGGAGCTGTCCTGGAAGCACATCGACCACCCCTCCGAGGTTGTCGAGGTCGGTCAGGAAGTCACCGTCGAGGTTCTCGACGTGGACATGGACCGCGAGCGTGTCTCCCTGTCGCTCAAGGCGACGCAGGAAGACCCGTGGCAGCAGTTCGCCAGGACCCACCAGATCGGGCAGGTCGTTCCCGGAAAGGTCACCAAGCTCGTCCCGTTCGGCGCGTTCGTCCGCGTCGACGAGGGCATCGAGGGCCTGGTGCACATCTCCGAGCTGGCCGAGCGTCACGTGGAGATCCCGGAGCAGGTCGTCCAGGTCAACGACGAGATCTTCGTCAAGGTCATCGACATCGACCTTGAGCGCCGTCGCATCAGCCTCTCGCTGAAGCAGGCCAACGAGGCCTTCGGTGCCGACCCGTCGGCGGTCGAGTTCGACCCGACCCTGTACGGCATGGCCGCGTCCTACGACGACCAGGGCAACTACATCTACCCCGAGGGCTTCGACCCCGAGACCAACGACTGGCTTGAGGGCTACGAGACGCAGCGTGAGGCCTGGGAGGGCCAGTACGCCGAGGCTCAGACCCGCTTCGAGCAGCACCAGGCTCAGGTCATCAAGTCCCGCGAGGCGGACGCCGAGGCCGAGGCCGCGGGCAACGAGCCGGCGGCGCCGGCCGCTGCCGGTGGTGGCAGCAGCAGCGGTGGCGGCAGCAGCAGCGGCGGCTCGTACTCCTCGGAGTCCCAGGACAACTCCGGCGCCCTGGCGTCGGACGAGGCCCTGGCCGCACTGCGCGAGAAGCTGGCCGGCGGCCAGAGCTGA
- a CDS encoding class I SAM-dependent methyltransferase, translating to MRTGYSGSGPGAITPDGCAVELYSRLPVGDEPDIIAAAAPAGASILELGCGVGRMTGPLVERGFTVTAVDESAEMLERNKGVRTVCSPIEALDLGETFDVVTLASFLVHAGDVEVRRGLLRTCRRHVAEGGSVLIQREGPDYHEDLPRERVDPSGFTVRMVSAEPVGDGVNEVTAEYVFPDARWTQTFLARPLTDEAFEEALAEAGLRVDERLTDDGIWVRAVPVA from the coding sequence ATGCGGACGGGATACTCGGGCAGCGGACCGGGTGCGATCACCCCGGACGGCTGCGCGGTCGAGCTGTACTCACGCCTGCCGGTCGGCGACGAGCCGGACATCATCGCGGCCGCCGCCCCCGCGGGCGCCTCGATCCTCGAACTGGGCTGTGGCGTGGGCCGGATGACCGGACCGCTGGTGGAGCGCGGCTTCACCGTGACAGCGGTGGACGAGTCCGCGGAGATGCTGGAACGCAACAAGGGCGTGCGTACGGTCTGTTCACCGATCGAGGCGCTCGACCTCGGTGAGACCTTCGACGTGGTGACCCTCGCCTCGTTCCTGGTGCACGCCGGCGATGTGGAGGTCAGGCGCGGGCTGCTGCGTACCTGTAGGCGCCATGTCGCGGAAGGCGGGAGCGTGCTGATCCAGCGAGAGGGCCCCGACTACCACGAGGACCTGCCACGTGAGCGAGTCGACCCCTCCGGCTTCACCGTCCGCATGGTGTCGGCGGAGCCGGTGGGCGACGGGGTGAACGAGGTCACCGCGGAGTACGTCTTCCCCGACGCCCGGTGGACGCAGACGTTCCTGGCCCGCCCCCTGACGGACGAGGCGTTCGAGGAAGCGCTGGCCGAGGCGGGACTGCGGGTGGACGAGCGCCTCACGGACGACGGGATATGGGTGCGGGCGGTACCGGTCGCGTGA
- a CDS encoding acyltransferase domain-containing protein codes for MITDHVSRRGTAVLDVLRADDRFSDWLKGLEASDAAAGSTPEVKLPTAEELIEPLADLAVPHEDVAPLLAVARQLTDDPEAMALLGRCVRAVTRDFGDVETRADLPDLPASLGALGRCFYILVFVAALPLVRAHHRELGIPEEISRHTLADLGRHLAVHRRRTGTTGLLVPRWIRLHFHGELYQLGRLQFQRVRAGRKARALAAAEGVTLTEAARLLSVHIPDFLGPLTPAACDLSFDRAREFFARYYPREEYRAFACYSWLLDPQLRRYLPAESNVVRFQERFRSMGAVSEPDDQAPVGFVFGDTELDPLKLPRRTGMERAVGDHLRAGGHWYVGRGWFPY; via the coding sequence ATGATCACTGATCACGTGTCCAGGAGGGGGACGGCCGTGCTGGACGTACTGCGCGCCGATGACCGGTTCAGCGACTGGCTGAAGGGGCTGGAGGCGTCGGACGCCGCCGCGGGTTCCACCCCGGAGGTGAAGCTGCCCACCGCGGAGGAGCTGATCGAGCCACTGGCGGACCTCGCCGTGCCGCACGAGGACGTCGCCCCCCTGCTGGCCGTGGCCCGGCAGCTCACCGACGACCCGGAGGCGATGGCCCTCCTCGGCCGCTGCGTGCGGGCGGTGACACGGGACTTCGGCGACGTGGAGACGCGCGCCGACCTTCCGGACCTGCCCGCGTCGTTGGGAGCGCTCGGCCGCTGCTTTTATATTCTCGTCTTCGTCGCGGCCCTGCCGCTCGTGCGGGCCCACCACAGGGAGCTCGGCATACCGGAGGAGATCTCCCGGCACACACTGGCCGACCTGGGCCGGCACCTGGCCGTGCACCGCAGGCGCACCGGTACGACGGGGCTGCTGGTCCCCAGGTGGATCCGGCTGCACTTCCACGGGGAGCTGTACCAACTGGGGCGGCTCCAGTTCCAGCGGGTCAGGGCCGGGCGGAAGGCACGGGCCCTGGCCGCGGCGGAAGGCGTCACGCTGACGGAGGCCGCACGCCTCCTGAGCGTGCACATTCCCGACTTCCTCGGGCCGCTCACCCCCGCTGCCTGCGACCTGTCGTTCGACCGGGCACGGGAGTTCTTCGCGCGGTACTACCCGAGGGAGGAGTACCGCGCCTTCGCCTGCTACTCATGGCTGCTCGACCCGCAACTCAGGCGGTATCTGCCGGCGGAGTCGAACGTGGTGCGTTTCCAGGAGCGTTTCCGGTCGATGGGCGCGGTGAGCGAGCCGGACGACCAGGCCCCTGTCGGTTTCGTCTTCGGGGACACGGAACTCGACCCGCTGAAGCTCCCGCGCCGCACCGGCATGGAACGAGCGGTCGGCGACCACCTCAGGGCCGGTGGGCACTGGTACGTCGGCCGAGGCTGGTTCCCGTACTGA
- a CDS encoding DeoR/GlpR family DNA-binding transcription regulator, with translation MAEDPSLPLIPDQRREQLLKFLRRDGVLSVQQITQLFGVSHMTVRRDIAELERQGLVFSVPGGARIASQVQSEPSYQVKSLVEQPQKEAMAARAAALVQDGMTVYLDAGTTLLAMVPLLVRHQSLTVVTNDFTTVDQLMAAPHLDVIHVGGQVEPSNRSSVGRLAATTLRQLALDIAFISTSSWDLLRGVTTPSAAKVEVKQAAMECTSSSVLVAGSSKFGTFGKFRVSPLSAFDTIVTDESLTEAAAEGVRADGPDLLLATADTA, from the coding sequence ATGGCCGAGGATCCCTCCTTGCCGCTGATCCCCGATCAGCGGCGCGAGCAGCTGCTGAAGTTCTTGCGCCGGGACGGGGTGCTCAGCGTCCAGCAGATCACCCAGCTCTTCGGTGTGTCGCACATGACGGTGCGGCGGGACATCGCGGAACTGGAGCGGCAGGGGCTGGTGTTCTCCGTACCGGGTGGCGCCAGGATCGCGAGCCAGGTGCAGAGCGAGCCGAGCTATCAGGTCAAGTCGCTGGTGGAACAGCCGCAGAAGGAAGCCATGGCGGCACGGGCGGCGGCGCTGGTGCAGGACGGCATGACGGTCTACCTGGACGCGGGGACGACTCTCCTCGCGATGGTGCCGCTGCTGGTCCGCCATCAGAGTCTGACCGTGGTCACCAACGACTTCACCACCGTCGATCAGCTCATGGCGGCGCCGCATCTCGACGTCATCCATGTCGGCGGCCAGGTGGAGCCGTCCAACCGTTCCAGCGTGGGACGGCTCGCCGCCACGACCCTGCGTCAGCTCGCCCTGGACATCGCCTTCATCAGCACCAGCTCCTGGGACCTGCTGCGCGGAGTGACCACTCCTTCGGCGGCGAAGGTCGAGGTGAAGCAGGCCGCGATGGAGTGCACGAGCAGTTCCGTCCTGGTCGCGGGTTCCTCGAAGTTCGGCACGTTCGGGAAGTTCCGGGTCTCTCCGCTCAGCGCCTTCGACACCATCGTCACCGACGAGTCACTGACGGAGGCGGCGGCCGAGGGCGTCCGCGCCGACGGGCCCGACCTCCTGCTCGCGACGGCCGACACCGCCTGA
- a CDS encoding class I SAM-dependent methyltransferase has product MERIIQEPDAPEPEATRRDAGVTESSRANRGWWNGNADEYQREHGTFLGDDRFVWGPEGLDEVEAELLGPAEELKGLDVLEIGAGAAQCSRWLAGQGARPVALDLSHRQLQHALRIGEGRSVDVPLVEADAGTLPFKDGSFDLACSAYGAMPFVADPVRVLRDVRRVLRPGGRFVFSVTHPVRWAFPDEPGPEGLSVAASYFDRTPYVEQDDEGNAVYVEHHRTIGDRVRDVVAGGFRLVDLVEPEWPAWNTQEWGGWSPLRGNLIPGSAIFVCERDG; this is encoded by the coding sequence ATGGAGCGAATCATCCAAGAGCCCGACGCACCCGAGCCGGAAGCCACGCGCCGCGACGCGGGCGTCACGGAGAGCAGCCGCGCCAACCGCGGCTGGTGGAACGGGAACGCAGACGAGTACCAGCGCGAGCACGGCACCTTCCTCGGTGACGACCGTTTCGTATGGGGCCCGGAGGGGCTCGACGAGGTGGAGGCCGAACTGCTCGGCCCGGCGGAGGAGCTGAAGGGGCTCGACGTACTGGAGATCGGCGCGGGCGCCGCCCAGTGCTCACGCTGGCTCGCAGGCCAGGGCGCCCGCCCGGTGGCCCTCGACCTGTCGCACCGCCAGCTCCAGCACGCGCTGCGCATCGGCGAGGGCCGCTCGGTCGACGTCCCGCTGGTCGAGGCCGACGCGGGCACGCTGCCCTTCAAGGACGGCTCCTTCGACCTCGCCTGCTCCGCGTACGGGGCGATGCCCTTCGTCGCCGACCCCGTGCGGGTCCTGCGTGACGTACGCAGGGTGCTGCGGCCCGGTGGCCGGTTCGTCTTCTCCGTCACCCACCCCGTCCGCTGGGCCTTCCCCGACGAGCCCGGCCCCGAGGGGCTCTCCGTGGCCGCTTCCTACTTCGACCGCACCCCTTACGTGGAGCAGGACGACGAGGGCAACGCCGTCTACGTCGAGCACCACAGGACGATCGGTGACCGGGTCCGTGACGTGGTCGCCGGCGGCTTCCGGCTGGTGGACCTGGTCGAACCCGAGTGGCCGGCCTGGAACACCCAGGAATGGGGCGGCTGGTCACCGCTGCGCGGCAACCTGATCCCCGGCTCCGCCATCTTCGTGTGCGAGCGGGACGGCTAG
- a CDS encoding tetratricopeptide repeat protein, producing MPESSPENHVIDFRAAEHLLAARDPRGAVKLLDAVIGAHPENTAARLLRARAFFAAAQLRPAELEFSLVLEREPDNAYAHFALGRTLERANRPREESRRHFRLAAALDPQPEYITAAGFDQRDD from the coding sequence GTGCCGGAAAGCAGCCCGGAAAACCATGTCATCGACTTCCGTGCCGCGGAGCACCTGCTCGCGGCGCGGGATCCGCGCGGCGCGGTGAAACTGCTGGACGCGGTGATCGGCGCCCACCCCGAGAACACGGCCGCGCGGCTCCTGCGCGCCCGCGCGTTCTTCGCCGCCGCGCAACTGCGACCCGCCGAGCTTGAGTTCAGCCTCGTGCTCGAACGCGAGCCGGACAACGCCTACGCCCATTTCGCGCTGGGCCGCACCCTGGAGCGGGCCAACCGCCCCAGGGAGGAGTCCCGCAGACATTTCCGTCTGGCGGCGGCCCTGGACCCGCAGCCCGAATACATCACGGCGGCGGGGTTCGACCAGAGGGACGACTGA
- a CDS encoding DUF6343 family protein, with the protein MRTGSEPVTARSPLRMRFWLSLWGLLWTGAGTVAFSLAGREGWAAACGALFLVVLADLCVVVWRLRQRGGSGSTRASPSH; encoded by the coding sequence ATGCGTACAGGCAGTGAACCGGTGACCGCGCGCAGTCCCCTCCGTATGCGCTTCTGGCTCAGCCTCTGGGGGCTGCTGTGGACCGGCGCGGGGACTGTGGCGTTCTCCCTGGCGGGCCGGGAGGGGTGGGCGGCCGCGTGCGGGGCGCTGTTCCTCGTCGTCCTCGCCGACCTCTGCGTCGTGGTGTGGCGGCTGCGGCAGCGTGGCGGGAGCGGCTCGACGCGAGCGTCGCCCTCCCACTGA